The following DNA comes from Anaerolineae bacterium.
CGCCTACCGCTTCGCTGGACGGCCTGGATTTCGAGGAGGCCTACCGCTCCCTGCAGGAGGTGGTCGAGCAGTTGGAGAAGGGCAACCTCCCCCTGCAGGATAGCCTTGCGCTCTTTGAGCGCGGCATGCTGCTCGTCCGCCGCTGCGCGGCTGTGCTGGACCAGGCCGAAATGAAGATCGTCAGCCTCTCCCAGGAGCTGGACGCCGACCTGGGCCAGGTGCTGCGGAACCGCGAGAGCAACAATGCGCCCCGCGGCGGATTGTGGGGGGACGAAGAAGCAAGCTAGCTCGTCTGCTATCGCTAGTGCCACTCCCCGGCGAGGCCCGGCCGCAACGCCCATAGAGTGCCGCAGGCAT
Coding sequences within:
- the xseB gene encoding exodeoxyribonuclease VII small subunit; this encodes MTSPTASLDGLDFEEAYRSLQEVVEQLEKGNLPLQDSLALFERGMLLVRRCAAVLDQAEMKIVSLSQELDADLGQVLRNRESNNAPRGGLWGDEEAS